TCAGCTTGTGTGTAATTATGTTCAGTCTCAACAGGAACTGCTGTGGGAGGGCGGTGGAAGGGGAGATCCCCCAGTCCAGGAACCTCTCTACCAGAGTTCCAAGTTTCtggggggttcccaggttagccCGAGCCCTGCCAGAGCCCCAGTGGCCACATACGGACCTGGCTTTGCACCTAACCTGCCCAGTCACAAGTCAGGCTCCTATCCTACCCCTTCACCATGCCATGAAAATTTTGCAGTCGGGGCAAACAAGGCTTCCCACAGGGCAGCAGCACTACCCCGACTTCTGCCCCCGCTACCCACTTGCTACGGGCCCCTCAAGGCAGGGGGCACCAACCCCAGCTGTGGCCATCCCGAGGTGGGCAGGCTGGGAGGGGGCCCTGCCTTGTACCCTCCTCCTGAAGGGCAGGTGTGTAACCCTCTGGACTCTCTCGATCTCGACAACACTCAGCTGGACTTTGTGGCTATTCTGGATGAGCCCCAGGGGCTGAGTCCTCTGCCTTCTCATGATCAGAGGGACAGCTCTGAACACACCCCACCTCCCTCGGGGCCCCCCAACATGGCTGTGGGCAACATGAGTGTCTTACTGGGATCCCTACCTGGAGAGACACAATTTCTCAATTCCAGTGCCTGAAGAGTGGGGAAATCACAGATCTACATTTCCTAAGGGGTTTCCACCCCCACAAAGAAGTCAGGAGGAAGAGACGTAGCCCTGTGGGTTTGTTCCACGGATGGCAGGTATAGGCTGGGGCTGTACacagtctatatatatatttgaggagGAATTTGATAATGACACTGTTTCCTGATAATAAAGGAACTGCATCAGAAAGAACCCTGCTTCATATGTTATTATCCTGGGAGAGGGCTAAGGACAGGGACCTAGAGAAGCAAGTGTTAATCCATCCACTGCCCTCTTTAGTGGTGCTTCCTCACCCTATCCCAACCCCTTGGGTCCAACTCACAAAGATGGAGACAGTCATCGGAAAGACACAGGATTTAAAGGGATGTCCTAGAAACAGAAcaccctccaccctcacccccaccaaaGGCTATCCCACAGAGATCACTGGAAAcgcactttcttttcttccttgcccCCATCAGGGGAAGAGGCGGGTGAAGTCGGTGAGCATCAGCTGGACTAACTGCCCGGGGTAGAGGGCATGGGCTGCTGGGTCAGACGTCTCCTGCTCCGGCCGAAATAGGGTTGGTCCAAACACAATTCCCAGGTTGTGGGGGGTCATGCGGTTCTTATCTGAGTGTGCTATCACCCTGCGGGCAAAGGCCGAGAGACAGCAGCAGCTATAGGGCAGCTGAAGGCTATGGGGTAGTAGCTTTGCTGATTCAAATAAATCGAACTCTTCAAAGGTCTGAGGAAAAGTTCACTTGGGAATCGGTCCATCTATGtggtaaagaggagttcccgtcgtggctcagtggttaatgaatctgagtaggaaccatgaggtcgcgggtttgatccctggccttgctcagtgggttaaggatccattgttgccatgagctgtggtgtaggtcgcagatgtggcttggatcccgcgttgctgtggctctggcgtaggctggaggctccagctccaatttgacccctagcctgggaacctccatatgctgcgagtgtggccctagaaaaggcaaaaagacaaaaaaaaaaaaaaaaaaaaaaaagagagagaagaaaatcacGAAGAGAGCCTCCAGAGGAACGGAGATGGGACTGGTGGAGAAATCTTCAGGATACAACTTGAAAACACAACCTAAGATGTGCCCACCTCTTTTCAGCTTGAGAGTCCTCTTGGCTCATAGTctgggaggtttttttgttttgttttcttttctggccaccccaaaggcacatagcatatggagttcccaggccagggatcagatccgagctgcagttgcaacctaaacagcagctgtggcaatgctagagtCTTTACCATGGtgccaggaccagggattgaacccgcgtcccagcattcccaagatgccacttatcccattgcaccacagcaggaactcctgggaggcTTTAATTCAAAGGGCTATTCTCTCTCAGAGGGCACTGCCCAGGCCAGCTCCACCAAATAAGTCAACCCCAGTGTTCCAGTGAATGACTAAGAGGCAGCGGGAAGGGAGAAGTtagattttccttatttctctcaCGGCATCCCTGGGCTTTCTTGGTCCCTGGTTCCCCATTTGATGCTGACCCAGCAAGAACGCTTTGACCCTGGTACTATGTCCCCTGCACAGAGGTTCCCTGTTTCCTCAATCGTCCCACTAAATTTAGGTGTTTCTCTATCTTCACCCCATCTCAATACAGGGTCTCAGCTGCAggccccagcccaccctcccccaacacaAACAAAGATGTTCAGTTGTCCTGACCTGCATAAATGCTCCAGCAGATACCGTAGAGTGTCATGGTTGGGTTTTGGCATTGAGCTTATTAATTCCTGTATTTGAGAGAGACGCTGTTCTGATTCGGCGAGTGCTAGAGAGAAAGAGTGATGGGAAGGGCATGGGAGTGAGGTTAGGGGAGGTTCGAGGGAAGGGCGGGCAAACTTGCTACTCTTTCCCTTGCCCATGGAAGACATCGTtagccttcctttcttttccgCTAAGTCGAACTGCAACCTTTTTAACCAGTCCTCTAAAtattgaccaaaaaaaaccaaaaacaaactagAATTGGCACATGAGTTGAAAGTTATTTCCATCTCTGTGCTCAGCATGGGACAGAAGAGTTTAAGAGAACCTCGACTCTATTTTTTATCACTCATGCCTCCCCCACTACCCTCCACCCCATACCAAGGGCATTGCTCAAAGCTCCCATCCTTTACCAAGGGCAGCACGAAAATGGGGCAGCAGCAGTGGGGGCACCAGAGGCTGGGGCAGCTCCCTGAGGAAAAGCTTCAAGGCTCCAGTGATCACATGAATGTCATCCCACTCTGCACTGTCCAAGTCTAATCGGCCTTCTGGAAGGAAAAGGAGGTGCAGAAGGGCTCAGGGCTCACAAAGGGCTCAAGGGACCCACAGGCTGAGAGATCAGGAGTTTGGGAAAAGATCCAGTTTAGGCAGATCACAGGTATGCCTACGGGGTCCCTAGTGCGGCAAGACCACAGGCATCAGGATGGGGACAACCCCCCAGGAGCAGGCCATGAGGAAGCCACAGGGAACAGGGATGTGAGAAACGTTTAAGGATCTGAGAGGCCTGCCATATAAGTACCTTGTCCTTGCTGTTCTGGGAACATGTACCTCCCATCAGAGGTGATCGCCCGctctgcaacatggatgggaaGAGATCAAGAGCTAAGACTTCCCTCTTCTGCCAGCTCCCTCACTCAGAACAGCCTATGGTTCTGAGGCATGAAGATCTTAGCACCAACACCTGCCCATGGCCTTCTCACCTCTGTCCACCAAGAAACGAAGCTTCTGGACCACTGCCAAGTTCCCACTCACCCGGTAAATGCCATCCACATCTAGACCTAGAAGATGAGGCAAGGAGCAAATAAGGATTCCTGCTCTAATGTGTGTGTTCCAAGCTGGTAAGGGATCAGAGGGTGGAGAGAAAAAGGGCAGAAGCAAGACTAGGCTGGGGGAAGTGGGAGGTTCTGGGCCTTGGCCCGTTGGAAGAGGAGATTATGGGGTCTCTGGGAAAGTAACCTCTTTTATCCACTGCAGCAATGCAGAGCCGCACAAAGCTGGGCACAGTGTCTCCTTCCCGCTGGCATAGAGATTCCAACTGGCAGCCAAACACCTGATCTGGGGAGGCACAGAGTGAGATGGGAAGCCAGTGGCAGCATCACCCATGCAAGCTCTTTCAGACACAGGTCTTCACCCCAAGGAACACCCTGCTTGCTTGTTCCAGGCCTGGGCAAGGAGGTATACCCCCTCCCCACAAAAGGGGAAAGCAGTACAGGGGAAAGCAGGGGTCTCAGACGACGACAGCTGATCTAGTTCTCCGAAGCTCTACTGTGAGCTTGGATACCgagttttctcatccatgaaaTGGGCTGAAGCCCAGATCAGGAATGCAAATAAAATGCTTGCAAAAACACCAAAGCAGGCACAAAGGAGAACCGGCCCAGCCCACCTCACCTCGGAGCAGACCCCGCTCCTGCAGGGTTTGCAAGGGCGGTCTCTTTGCGATAAGCCGTTTTAGTTTGTTCCGCACGCGGCTCTGCTCGGCTCCCTCAGGACACCGACCTGCGGAGGCAGTTCGAATCAGAGCAGGAGAGCAGCCGCAGCGCTGAGTAGCCGGAGACGCCCCCAGGCCCCGCCCGCCAGGCCCGCCCCTCACTGGAGTTCCGACGGCTGCCGCCAAGCCGCAGCAGGGGCTTGGACACCGGTTCTGACTCCTCTTCTTCGTCCTCCCCGGCACTCAGCTCCCCCAGCTCCGCTGGTCCAGAGCCTGACAGACGTAGCTCCAGGGGATTCTCTCGATCCTAGCTCCGCACCGCAAGATGGACCGAATGGGAGGTTGGAAGAGAGGGTCAAGAAATGTACACTCCCTAACCGGCTGCTGGGGTCCCACGTTCTAGGCCCACCCCAGGGCTCTACATGGAGACCACCACCCCGAAACCTACATTTGCTTCTCCACTCctttccccccccaccaccacctcgcCACCGTGCTGCGCCCCGGCCTCTTCCCAGTCTCTGtcccaccacctcccacccaTCTCACCAGGCGCTCGATGACCTCCCGCAGCGCGCGGTGCCAGGCTCGCAACTCGGTCTCCTGGTCTGACTGCAGCAGGAACTCGTGTCCAGGGACCGTGCGGATCTGATGGGCCGGAGGGGGAAAAGGCTTGGGTCAGTGGGGAGGAGCATAAAAAGCAGGGAGCCCGAGAGGGAGACTGGGAAATTGGGGGCGCATTCTCGGTTGGGTGGGGCTTTGGGGATGCGCGGGAGGGCACTCACGTGCAGGACGTTGCGGCGGCTGGACAGGTGGCGGCCGTGGGCCAGGGCTGCTCCGCGAAGGTCCACGCTGCTTTCTGGTCGGCTCCCGGCTGGGCCCTGGCAATTAGAGCAGAAACTGAGGCCAAAGCGCTGTTTTCCCtcactgcctccctcccacctgagAACTGCGAGAACACCGGAGGCTGTGCTCCTTCCTTGCTACATCACCCTCCCCACCTGCGCCCCCACAGTTGGCCTGAGGCCGGTAGTTGCAGCGGAACCCCTCCTGCACCCCGGGGcaccccacctctcctccctcacACTCACCCAGAGGGTGGAGGGGGCGGTCGGCGGTGGCTCTCGGTAGAACACCAGGCTGTTACCCGCTAATACTACCCAAGATGGGGCCCAGTTCTTCCTGCAGGGGCAAAGGGGGGCAGCGGCAGTCGTGCAAAGGTCATTTACAGTCACATGGGGAGGGTTTCTCCCAGCACCTCCCTAACCTCCGGCTCcaacggggtgggggggcgccctGCTGTGTTCCCACTTCTCACCTGAGCTTGCGACCGCCCTGGGCGATCTTGGTCATATTGAGCAGGCCTGACTTTTCCACCTCCTGGGAAGTAAGTGGAAGGAAAGGTATCAATAAGTCACGCAGCACCCCTCACAGCCACACAGCTCTCCCCAGGAAATGTTCTGGGAGTGAAATCCTTTAAAGTTGTTCCGGGTGTGCTCCGTAAGAGAGGATACCCAGAGAAcactcagaaagaggaagacctTTCTGAAGGAGCAAGAACTGGGGGCTGGGACAGGGAGGATCTTGGCGATCACAAGAAAACGGGAGACTTACGTGAGGGTCATCCAGGACCTGGGGCAGAGGCCGAGCAAACTGCAAAGCTGAAGGCTGGTCTGAGGGGTCAAGCTGGGAGGTGCGTCTGCGGAGGCAGGGtgaagcctgggggaggggattgGAGAAGCAGGTGGAGGAACCTTTAAATTTGGAGTCCCCAgctggagggggaagaggggtgCGGATGTGGGTGAGAGGCAGGGGGTGTGGTGGGGTACAGGAGAAAAATGTCTTGCATAAAAGGGAAAGTCTAAAATGATGGCTTTTTCCTGCATGTGGTCAGGAGGAGAGGGTGATCTCACCTGGGAGTCGAAAAGTTCTGGGGTCCCTGGGCCAGATTCTGAGCCCTTTGCCTGAGGCTGCAGGACACCATTGTCCCTATTCAGGGTCTGGGTCCTCTCCATGGAGCCAGGGTtctggaggcagagggaaaggTAAAGCTAGAGTCAGATGCCACCTCCACTGGCTCTGAACACTCTGCTCACAATTTTTTGATTCTTCTGACCTTCTGAGAGCCCCAGCAAGAAAACATACTACTTGGGGGATCAGTCAGGGGGGAAGGAGGAGACAGAAGGGACAAAGGGACAAGCCAGATGGCAGGTCTTACCATCTCTCGGGTGCGGGTGTGGCGTGGGGGCTTCCAAGATTTGCAGCCAGTCAGCGAATTTATGTAGAAGCAGCGTCCGGAGCTGTGGTCCAAGTGCTGCTCCCAGGCGTCCAGCCTCTGCAGCGGCGGGCATGCAGGGTTTGGGGGCGGAGAGCGGGGGCAGCGGCGGAGGTCCACCAGATTGCAGTACACAGGGGGCTCTGACATGAGGGGCTGGGGTCTTGCCTGcaaggaaagggggaagaaaagggtCGTTATTCTGCCCGTAGCCCTCCCCAAACTTCTCTCCTCTAACCAcctcctcctttctcccccaCCATTTTCTCACCACCAGCTCCTGGTTGGGGTAACCCAGGTACTGAGGAAGAAACCCTAGCTAGTCCCCAGccgtagtgtgtgtgtgtgtgtgtttttgactCCCTCCCTCACAGTcactctttgcttttctcctcacTTCCTGTTGCcaacttccctcctcccccaccccaccccccaccggaGGACCTCAGGAAAGGGGAACAGTCTTTTTGTGcatggagggaggggtggaggggagcgCCCCACCCTCACATCCTCCAGAATAAAAGGAGACAGAGAGGGGTCAGAGACCCCAGCTAGCGGAGTATGAGAGAGGAGGGGCCACTTTTCACTCACTAGTAAgtaagagagaggggaggggctgaaTCTTCTG
Above is a window of Sus scrofa isolate TJ Tabasco breed Duroc chromosome 5, Sscrofa11.1, whole genome shotgun sequence DNA encoding:
- the ARHGAP9 gene encoding rho GTPase-activating protein 9 isoform X4, with protein sequence MSEPPVYCNLVDLRRCPRSPPPNPACPPLQRLDAWEQHLDHSSGRCFYINSLTGCKSWKPPRHTRTREMNPGSMERTQTLNRDNGVLQPQAKGSESGPGTPELFDSQASPCLRRRTSQLDPSDQPSALQFARPLPQVLDDPHEVEKSGLLNMTKIAQGGRKLRKNWAPSWVVLAGNSLVFYREPPPTAPSTLWGPAGSRPESSVDLRGAALAHGRHLSSRRNVLHIRTVPGHEFLLQSDQETELRAWHRALREVIERLDRENPLELRLSGSGPAELGELSAGEDEEEESEPVSKPLLRLGGSRRNSSRCPEGAEQSRVRNKLKRLIAKRPPLQTLQERGLLRDQVFGCQLESLCQREGDTVPSFVRLCIAAVDKRGLDVDGIYRVSGNLAVVQKLRFLVDRERAITSDGRYMFPEQQGQEGRLDLDSAEWDDIHVITGALKLFLRELPQPLVPPLLLPHFRAALALAESEQRLSQIQELISSMPKPNHDTLRYLLEHLCRVIAHSDKNRMTPHNLGIVFGPTLFRPEQETSDPAAHALYPGQLVQLMLTDFTRLFP
- the ARHGAP9 gene encoding rho GTPase-activating protein 9 isoform X1; its protein translation is MLTFWLTGQLIPAFQSSSSRSQISEWSSPEQPIYLPAEYHKVTLVSATWDRRITQLSPAQISLHKMVTVLTTMLSGRWWPSPWGSLRLGPRSPSQGSQLRALYAFTYTGADGRQVSLAEGERFLLLRKTNSDWWLARRLGAPSTSRPIFVPAAYMTEESSPSQSPTTGTPSRSLWTPGPKLFSGSLEELHLCQEPPDRAQLTSEHPPPLPPKMCRSVSVTNLKGTLQKPFQEGPSGRSFSQEDLLTEANDKARPQPLMSEPPVYCNLVDLRRCPRSPPPNPACPPLQRLDAWEQHLDHSSGRCFYINSLTGCKSWKPPRHTRTREMNPGSMERTQTLNRDNGVLQPQAKGSESGPGTPELFDSQASPCLRRRTSQLDPSDQPSALQFARPLPQVLDDPHEVEKSGLLNMTKIAQGGRKLRKNWAPSWVVLAGNSLVFYREPPPTAPSTLWGPAGSRPESSVDLRGAALAHGRHLSSRRNVLHIRTVPGHEFLLQSDQETELRAWHRALREVIERLDRENPLELRLSGSGPAELGELSAGEDEEEESEPVSKPLLRLGGSRRNSSRCPEGAEQSRVRNKLKRLIAKRPPLQTLQERGLLRDQVFGCQLESLCQREGDTVPSFVRLCIAAVDKRGLDVDGIYRVSGNLAVVQKLRFLVDRERAITSDGRYMFPEQQGQEGRLDLDSAEWDDIHVITGALKLFLRELPQPLVPPLLLPHFRAALALAESEQRLSQIQELISSMPKPNHDTLRYLLEHLCRVIAHSDKNRMTPHNLGIVFGPTLFRPEQETSDPAAHALYPGQLVQLMLTDFTRLFP
- the ARHGAP9 gene encoding rho GTPase-activating protein 9 isoform X2, with the translated sequence MLSGRWWPSPWGSLRLGPRSPSQGSQLRALYAFTYTGADGRQVSLAEGERFLLLRKTNSDWWLARRLGAPSTSRPIFVPAAYMTEESSPSQSPTTGTPSRSLWTPGPKLFSGSLEELHLCQEPPDRAQLTSEHPPPLPPKMCRSVSVTNLKGTLQKPFQEGPSGRSFSQEDLLTEANDKARPQPLMSEPPVYCNLVDLRRCPRSPPPNPACPPLQRLDAWEQHLDHSSGRCFYINSLTGCKSWKPPRHTRTREMNPGSMERTQTLNRDNGVLQPQAKGSESGPGTPELFDSQASPCLRRRTSQLDPSDQPSALQFARPLPQVLDDPHEVEKSGLLNMTKIAQGGRKLRKNWAPSWVVLAGNSLVFYREPPPTAPSTLWGPAGSRPESSVDLRGAALAHGRHLSSRRNVLHIRTVPGHEFLLQSDQETELRAWHRALREVIERLDRENPLELRLSGSGPAELGELSAGEDEEEESEPVSKPLLRLGGSRRNSSRCPEGAEQSRVRNKLKRLIAKRPPLQTLQERGLLRDQVFGCQLESLCQREGDTVPSFVRLCIAAVDKRGLDVDGIYRVSGNLAVVQKLRFLVDRERAITSDGRYMFPEQQGQEGRLDLDSAEWDDIHVITGALKLFLRELPQPLVPPLLLPHFRAALALAESEQRLSQIQELISSMPKPNHDTLRYLLEHLCRVIAHSDKNRMTPHNLGIVFGPTLFRPEQETSDPAAHALYPGQLVQLMLTDFTRLFP
- the ARHGAP9 gene encoding rho GTPase-activating protein 9 isoform X3; this encodes MTEESSPSQSPTTGTPSRSLWTPGPKLFSGSLEELHLCQEPPDRAQLTSEHPPPLPPKMCRSVSVTNLKGTLQKPFQEGPSGRSFSQEDLLTEANDKARPQPLMSEPPVYCNLVDLRRCPRSPPPNPACPPLQRLDAWEQHLDHSSGRCFYINSLTGCKSWKPPRHTRTREMNPGSMERTQTLNRDNGVLQPQAKGSESGPGTPELFDSQASPCLRRRTSQLDPSDQPSALQFARPLPQVLDDPHEVEKSGLLNMTKIAQGGRKLRKNWAPSWVVLAGNSLVFYREPPPTAPSTLWGPAGSRPESSVDLRGAALAHGRHLSSRRNVLHIRTVPGHEFLLQSDQETELRAWHRALREVIERLDRENPLELRLSGSGPAELGELSAGEDEEEESEPVSKPLLRLGGSRRNSSRCPEGAEQSRVRNKLKRLIAKRPPLQTLQERGLLRDQVFGCQLESLCQREGDTVPSFVRLCIAAVDKRGLDVDGIYRVSGNLAVVQKLRFLVDRERAITSDGRYMFPEQQGQEGRLDLDSAEWDDIHVITGALKLFLRELPQPLVPPLLLPHFRAALALAESEQRLSQIQELISSMPKPNHDTLRYLLEHLCRVIAHSDKNRMTPHNLGIVFGPTLFRPEQETSDPAAHALYPGQLVQLMLTDFTRLFP